A stretch of DNA from Henriciella sp. AS95:
CTAAATCAGAAAATTGAGGAACCCCTTCGCAGGTGCAGCGTTGGTAGTTTGGTTACCAAGGCAAATAAGGGGAACCTCAATGAAAAAACCACTTCTCGCACTGCTTTTCGCATTCGGCGCCGCTGGCACGTCCATGATTGCCGCCTGCGATAGCAATGATGGTCCGGCTGAAGAAGCTGGCGAAGAAATTGATGAAGCAGCCGACGACGTAGAAGACGCTGTCGACTAGATAGCCGCGGAACAGAAAGTTCTGAAGGGCCGCCCCGGAGATGGGGCGGCTCTTTGCATTGTTGGCCTAAGGTTCTGTTTTAACAGTGATAAAGTTCAGTCCCTGTGGATCGCTTTCTCTTGATGCGCGTTGGTTAGATAGATCAACGAACAATACAAAGGCAGACCCATGAAATTCAGCATCGACTATTTCCTCACAGGTATGGCGGTCGCTGCAGTGGGCGGCGGTGTACTCGCGCTTTCAGCATGGTCCAGCCCCCCTCAGAACTCGCTCGAAACAACATTCACGCAAGCCGACTACGCTGCCTTCGACCGCAATTTCCAGCGCGGAGACGAAACCTGTGAAGTCGGCTTTGCCGAACGCGGTCTCTGCTTCCGTTCATCGAGCCTCGAAAATAACATTGTCGAGGGAGAGCGCTTTCCCGATACGATGTATCCGCTGGCGCTGGAGTGGCGCGCTGCGCTCGACATGCCGCGCAAGGCGGACACTATCAAGACCGTTCGCATCGGCCGCACCATTGCCTTGATGGACCGCGAGACCCGTCAGGTTATCGATACAATGCGCCTTGATCAGACGAGCTTTGCAGACGCGACGCTTCCAACGTCCGGCTAGAACCTGACAAGACCCGTTTCAATTTAGCCTTACCCATGTCAGGAAGCCGGTCATGACGCCGACACCTGACAGGGCCGCAGGCCTGCCAAAACGTTTCTATAAAACTGCGACGCCAACCTCTGTGGATGGCGGGTGGCGCATCGAGCTTGATGGCCGCCCATTGAAGACGCCCGCAAAGCAGGATTTCGTTCTGCCCAGCGAGGCGCTTGCCCAACTCATTGCTGAAGAATGGGAAGGGCAGGGGGACGCCATCGATCCTGAGACAATGCCTTTGACCCGTCTCGTCAACGTCGCGCTGGACCGGACCCCGCAGGCCCGCGAAGACCTCGCCGCTGAAATTGCGAAATACGCCGAAACCGATCTTGTGTGTCACCTCGCCGAGAGCCCGGTAGGCCTACGGGAACGACAGGATGCTGGCTGGAAGCCACTTCGCGAGTGGGCGGGAAAGAAATTGGATATTGTCCTGGTCCCCGTCGAAGGCATCATCGCTTCGCCGCAACCGCAGTCCTCACTGCAGGCCGCGTTCGATCACGCCCTGTCTCGAGATGACCTGACGCTGACCGGCCTGACTTGGGCCTGCGGTCTGCTCGGCTCCTGCGTCCTCGCTTACGCCCTTCTGGAGGACAGAGTGGACGCGGGCACCGCATTCGCCCTCTCACGCATCGACGAAGACTGGCAGATTGAACATTGGGGCGAAGACGCCGAGGCTAAGGATGCCGCCAATGCCCGCCAGCGCGACGCCGAAGCCCTGGGAGCCTTTTTCCGGGCCCTCGACTAGGGTCGGCGCGTCTACACTCGTTATTATATTTGAAAAGCCATTGAACCGCCCAGCCTCTCCCGCGTTGAGAAGCAGGAGGTACTCTCATGCCCAAATCACTCTTACTTGCTGTCCCTGCCGCCGCCCTGATCGCGCTGACTGCGTGCGGCGGACCGGATGATACGACCGACCGTGCCGCAACGCCTGATGCAACTGTCGAAGACTCAACGCCGGTCGTTCCCGCAGATGGGGCAACACCCGTCCTGCCAGCAGAACCCACTGACGAAGCCGACACCACTGATACTGCTTCGGCAGAGACTGGCACTGACTGCACGTCGATCTCGTCGGCTGGATACTGCAACGTCTCATTTGGTCTGACCGAAACCGAGGTCCGTGACGCCTTTGACGGCGATCTGTCCGGCGACATGAGCGAGAACACCGCCTGCTACTATCTGCTGCCCGATGCCGATGAATATGATGTCTCTTACATGATGGCAGAGGGCACGATGCAGCGCGTCGATGTCCGAGCACCCGGTGTAACGACCAGTGCTGGCGCCGCTGTTGGCATGCCGCTGGATGAAGTCGAATCCCTTTATGATGGCGGTACGCGCACACCGAACAAATACGAGCCTGAAATCGAAGTCCTG
This window harbors:
- a CDS encoding ATP12 family protein, producing the protein MTPTPDRAAGLPKRFYKTATPTSVDGGWRIELDGRPLKTPAKQDFVLPSEALAQLIAEEWEGQGDAIDPETMPLTRLVNVALDRTPQAREDLAAEIAKYAETDLVCHLAESPVGLRERQDAGWKPLREWAGKKLDIVLVPVEGIIASPQPQSSLQAAFDHALSRDDLTLTGLTWACGLLGSCVLAYALLEDRVDAGTAFALSRIDEDWQIEHWGEDAEAKDAANARQRDAEALGAFFRALD